In Betta splendens chromosome 1, fBetSpl5.4, whole genome shotgun sequence, the genomic stretch GAATGAACTAATACGCGTCATTCTATATAACTTGAGTGAATAATAACTAAGCTATAGTTTCTCGCTGTGCAGTAGAAGCTGTTATCACATTTTGATGAATAAATTCCACATTAAATAACTTAATGTGCCCTTGAGGCTCCATCCAGTCCGCCTCaggctcacacatacacactctgtCCCTGTCTACCCTCCATCTGACACAGGAGGACGCAGCCTGGGCCCAGGTGAGCCTGGGCGGCGCTGCCCTGAGGGAGGCCCGGGCTGAGCTGTCGGAGGCCAGGAAGCAGTGGCAGTGCCTCCAGGTGGAGATGGAGACCCTGCATGCCTTGGTAAGACGTGCGTGGGAGCAGGGGGCAGTGAGCAGGTCCCATTCCTCACAAACCCCGTTTGCTCCTCAGGAGAAAGGCCTGGAGAGCTCCCTGCAGCACACGCAGCGCCTCTACTCCAGCCAGCTGCACCACCTCGCGCAGGTGATCGCGGggctggaggcggagctgaGGCAGGTGAGGGGCGGCCTGGCCTCCCAGCGCCAGCGCCACACAGAGCTGCTCAACACCAAGATGAGGCTGGAGCGAGAGATCGCCACCTACCGGCGCCTGCTGGAGCGCGAGGAGGGCCGGTGAGCGGGACGGGAGCCTGTGAGACTCCTGCTTCTTGTCGCTGTGGGACTGGAAGTGCGTGTTTGCGTCTCAGCCGTTCTGGTGCAGATTCGGTTTGTTTCAGCTGAAGAGAAAGGGAAAATCCAGGATAATGGTGGGCCCAAGCCAAAGCCAGCCCGCCCAGAACCCAGGCTACTGGGACCGTGGTGGTCCCAGTAGCCTGGGTTTGATCCATCTGCTGGTTTGTGAGGTGAATCACCTAAACCATTAAACGCAATGAAGCTGGCAGACGTTCACCCAGTGATTCACAGCCTAGACGTGTTCTACGACCAGGCCGGGCCACCTGGGCGTCAGAACCCACACAGCCTGAAGCTATTCGGCCTTCTTGGCAGAATAAGGCTGTTTTATTGCACCGCCTTTAATTATCCTCACATGTTGAACAACACAAACGCAGTGAGAGGCAACTGCATGTACCTTTAAACCATTAATTTacagctctgactgtgtgtgtgtgtgtgtgtgtgtgtgtgtgtgtgtgtgtgtgtgtgtgtgtgtgtgtgtgtgtgtgtgtgtgtgtgcgtgcgtgcgtgcgtgcgtgcgtgtgtgtgctatGTGACATAAGATTGGAGCTATTTGAGACGCATCAAGGGAATAACTACACGTAAATGTTTAATGCTTCACTTGACAATTAAactttgctgttgtttaataGAGAAAGGAATTCAATATTCTCTCTGTTGGTTCAAGCCCAAAGCTGAATATGATGAACACGTCTGTAATTCTATGGCGCATTTGATGTACTTTGATGTGGTGGAAAGTGGCTGCAGCAACATTTGAGAGATCAACTTTCATTGAAAAGTGGAGATACGGGCTTGTGAAGATCCTCTTTATATGTGTCCAATGTCCTGTTTGATCTGGGTTTGTTTAGCTTGTAGTTCTTTCAGACGATACTGTTCAAATATTTGTCAAGACTCTTGCCAGAGTAATTGTGGCCAACACTAGAGGCGGACGCGGTGTCTGGGAGTCCAGCCACGGGGCCGTGCAGCCGGTCGACGCCGGCCTGAGGCTCTGAAACAGGACATGGCGGCTCCCAGCTCcgctcagctcagctcctgccctgtgtctgcaggtacatgGGTCGCGCGGGGCGCCCGGTCCGCGGCCTGCAGCCCTGGAGGCCTCCGGCGCCGGCACCCGAGGAGAGCGGCCCGGAGGACGGCCTCAGTGACCCCGCCGTCACTCCAGACGAGCCCAAGTCGGAGCCCCTGCCCGACATCCCGTCGCTGCTGCCGGCGGAGGACGGGCTGCAGAAGCGCCGGCTGCGGCGGCAGCGGAGCCTGGTGGTGCTCACAGGTGCGGCGCACGCGCGCgctcctgccgccgccgccgccgccgctcccacTGAcgctcccccgtctccccacAGAGCCAGACGCAGACCTGCCCATCGCCACCGTGAAGACGCAGGAGGTTCTGCAGGGCAACGTGGTGCGTGAGAGTGCAGAGGGTCACGGCACCATCGAGTGAGTACCGGCGTAGGCGGCGGTTCGCTAGCAGACGACATGGCGTCCGCTCACTCGTCAAACCAGACCAGATGCACAAGGAATTCCTCGTACATGTCAAACAGTTATGATGCATGAAGCATTCAGATGGTGGAACAGGTTCCCACGAGATGCATGGGAACCTTCCTCCTTTTTAATGACGCGTGTTTGATGTGGAGACACACACCTGGTGTGGACTCTTCAGGGCGTGGACAGGAGTGATGGATTCCACTGGGTGAGAGTCTTTGTTCACGCTTCAGttggcagcacacacacataaaaagcaCTTAGAGTGTgtacacagccacacacatgaAGTTTGGTTTGTTTGGCGGCGACTTGCACAGTTTTGTGACTTCTGTGCATCAAGTTCAGATGCCAAAAAAGTGTAATGTGTCATTTAAAACTGTCAGTGGGCAGCAAATAGCATTTTACCCCTGCTCATCAACCTTGTTTCCAGCAGTAGAAGTTAGAAAAATGCTCCATGAAACATATTAAACAGAGAGAATTTTCTGCTGAGTGGCCAAAATCTGACTTCAGTCAAGCACTACATGTGTTAATAGGCAATAGTTTATGAtaagcatttatttaaatcagttCACAAACTCAAATCGGTAGTGAACGGTAGTTAGGCAGAGGTGTCtctctgctgccccctagtgTCACTGTGCGGTTATGTCATGAGGCCAATGGAAAAGCTGCATCATCATGTGTCTCCCTCCATTTCTCCCTGACAGAACGGAGAAGATTGACAAGGTGATCAAGCAGTGGGAGGGCTCGTTCTTCAGAGGGAACCCCAAGCTGCGGAAGAAGTCGGTGTCGCTGCGCTTCGACCTCCACATGGCGGCGGCCGACGAAGGCTGCGCCCAGACCAAGCAGGACAGCCTGCCGGACGTGGAGGTGCGCCTCATCATGAAGAGGTCCCGCAGCATCCCCAGCATCGCGCAGTAGCAGAGTGCCACCGCTCCCGCACCGTTCAAGCTGCTTCATCCGGACCGTTTCCACCCATGTGCTTGTTGCTTTCAGTGACCTCCGCATCGCGACTGATGTTTGAAAGTGAGACTTTACTCACGGAGCAGCGTCACTCATGAGGCTTTTGTGCTGGTTAAATGGGGCCACGTTCACAGTATCAGAAATCCCATTCAGATAAATCAAAGAAAACATGGGTCCCCTGTAACGATTTCAGTATAAGGTCACAAAAGAGGCCAAGGCAGGTTGTACTGAGTGTAGCACACATGTTTAATTCTAATCAACGCTTAGTAGAAGCTGAGGTAGTGGATGTGTGGACAAGTCCGACCGGCTGGGAACCATCCTGTAAGGGACAGTGACCCAGATGATTTTTCAGACACCCATCAGTACCACATCAGTACTTACTGGAGCTGGATCAAGGCCTGGGTAAAAACCGTCTAGACACCTGAAACCAAAACAAGCCGAGTCAGGCGGCGCGAGGGATCTGGTCTCAGTCAGCGTTTCCTTCAACGGCACCTGTTACATGTACACTCTCAGGTGCACAGACCTCGTCCGTTATCGTTACTATTCAAAAGCAGCTCCTGTGGTTTATTTGACGTATTTACAGCCAAAATGAGATAAATGAGTTTAATATTTTGGgaaattttatgttttattgatttttgtgATGAGCTAAATTAAACGTATTCATTCTGATCAATCCTATTATGACAATGTGGACTAGGCCTAGAGCCTCAGTATTTATTCCACTTCCCCACCTGAATGATTTCACTATGTGTCTTTTAAAGTCTTTGCATCTCACCGGAGAAAAATAAAGTTGCAGCTGCACTGGACGCGGCGCtcggcgcggcggcgccgggtcTGGACGCTCCCAGGGAGTTTCCCTGCCTCAGCCAGAAGAGTGCAGCATCTGTAAATACTGCAGCGCTCACACGCCTCAACAGGAGTTTTTAAGGCTTAGAAGCTGAAATGAATGCGGTGTTGTTCATTTGAAGGCGTTAACTATGCAGCTCCGCGCTTGGGTTTGCTTTGCGTCCTGAGGCACGCTTCATTTTGGGCTCAATGAAGCTTTATGCTTTTCTCTATctcatttcaaataaaaaggACATGTGCATTGATTGTCGTGTCTCCTGTCTAGTGCTGATCGTCCGTATCTAAGTTTGATCTACGAGGAAACAGATTGAATAACCTCAATGTTTTCCTTTATCTTTACACTTCGACTTTGATGGTGAAGAACTCAACCACTGCGCTGTGTCCTACTTTCACGCATGCAGCTCAGCTCTGTCACAGACACGCAGCTCGTACGCGTAGCTTCCGTATGTTTACATCTGTGATATTTAATAGTGTATGAATGTCCATACGCTTACAGTGCAGCATAATAAATACATtccagtgtttctgctttgtaatGAACCCAAGGAATCAAGCATTTCTGTTTAAACACTTTTCAGATGAAGCCTTTTAGGGTTTCTACACCTAgtctccgctgctgctgctgctgctgctgctgatgatgatgatgatgatgatgagtctTTGCCACGCTTTCATCTGTTTGTGCAGTATTTAACGTCACACACTTTTGTGTGCAACTGTAGAGTTGCAGTGCTGTGCACAGCTGTACAGCTGTAGAGCGTGGggcagtgatgctgatgctggagaAGCAGAGCCGGGGGACTAATGGCCGTCCGTCCCGTCTCTAGAGTTTGGCTATGGCCGCCTGGACCACCTCCACCACTTTGTTGCAGGGCTGGAGCGGGTCGTGTTCTGCAAAGATGTGGCAGACGTTCTCCCTTCCAGACTCTGTGCCTTTTGCCACGAAGCCAAACATCCTGTAGGGCAGAGGAGCGGTTGGATGTAATACATACTGGAGCAGCGAGGTTCCGTGTCTGAGAACGTACAGAAACACACCTTGCGCCAAAGCTGGTGCCTCTCAGCCACCTGTGGCAGGGACAAGTTTACCATTAGTACGCTGAAAATGAACTGTGCTTTTGCCAACGCCGGGGAGCGCACACTCACAGTCGAGCGTCCGGGTCTTCTCCGCAGTAGCTGAGCAGGTGAGCGGGATAATGGCGCCTGAAGAAGAGCCTGTGGAGGAACGAGCGTGACATGATCAGCCTTCACGTGACGCCCACCACCACGCCGCCACGCGGCTCCTTACTTCCTGTTGATGTCCGTCAGCGTCACGCCCTTCGGAGACACCTTCAGGTTGACCACGGTGGGCGTGAGGGAGCCGGGGGCGCTGGCGAGCGTGGACGAGGCGGCTTTGTGCACCGCACACGGGCCTGTGAGCATCTCCACGGAGACCGTGTTCAAATAGATGAAATTACAGGCTGCGGGAGGAAAAATGAGCCATCGGAACATGCACAGCACTGCGTTCCTTTATGTATTTGAGCAAATCTGCTTTTTCTAGATGTGGAAAGGCAATAAAATGTGTCTGACTGATAAATGAGCTATAAGGTGAA encodes the following:
- the krt222 gene encoding keratin-like protein KRT222 isoform X1 codes for the protein MLEPSQVSMDALQDSRGTMWGLNVRLKSFLEQVNRLQEANGRLEAQIAQWGSSRSRCGDWTQQEQTAEELRAQVGKLLMENAQLALESDHMRSRAAAIQARCEVEEQNTQSLEQQVALLRESKAAADQSSVTLQAGLQRSMAALQEMHQEFQAVRALHLQRLGFGSAPLAAATAAAAAAAAGGEEEDGTGMELAQLLDRIRAQCEHSGLPGACPGSCSGPGRSGAAASRSHRAVSEEDAAWAQVSLGGAALREARAELSEARKQWQCLQVEMETLHALEKGLESSLQHTQRLYSSQLHHLAQVIAGLEAELRQVRGGLASQRQRHTELLNTKMRLEREIATYRRLLEREEGRYMGRAGRPVRGLQPWRPPAPAPEESGPEDGLSDPAVTPDEPKSEPLPDIPSLLPAEDGLQKRRLRRQRSLVVLTEPDADLPIATVKTQEVLQGNVVRESAEGHGTIETEKIDKVIKQWEGSFFRGNPKLRKKSVSLRFDLHMAAADEGCAQTKQDSLPDVEVRLIMKRSRSIPSIAQ
- the krt222 gene encoding keratin-like protein KRT222 isoform X2, with translation MDALQDSRGTMWGLNVRLKSFLEQVNRLQEANGRLEAQIAQWGSSRSRCGDWTQQEQTAEELRAQVGKLLMENAQLALESDHMRSRAAAIQARCEVEEQNTQSLEQQVALLRESKAAADQSSVTLQAGLQRSMAALQEMHQEFQAVRALHLQRLGFGSAPLAAATAAAAAAAAGGEEEDGTGMELAQLLDRIRAQCEHSGLPGACPGSCSGPGRSGAAASRSHRAVSEEDAAWAQVSLGGAALREARAELSEARKQWQCLQVEMETLHALEKGLESSLQHTQRLYSSQLHHLAQVIAGLEAELRQVRGGLASQRQRHTELLNTKMRLEREIATYRRLLEREEGRYMGRAGRPVRGLQPWRPPAPAPEESGPEDGLSDPAVTPDEPKSEPLPDIPSLLPAEDGLQKRRLRRQRSLVVLTEPDADLPIATVKTQEVLQGNVVRESAEGHGTIETEKIDKVIKQWEGSFFRGNPKLRKKSVSLRFDLHMAAADEGCAQTKQDSLPDVEVRLIMKRSRSIPSIAQ